One window of Ictalurus punctatus breed USDA103 chromosome 22, Coco_2.0, whole genome shotgun sequence genomic DNA carries:
- the susd1 gene encoding sushi domain-containing protein 1 isoform X5, whose amino-acid sequence MKGTALVLFTATVAIVTDVVVGADVCASCHPNATCDDKTDGSGGKVCNCMYGFVGNGRTYCQDKDECQLGKICGDHSRCHNTYGSYFCTCVSGYSPTNRQAVFIPNDGTYCHDVDECIVDGVCGEGGVCLNTAGDFYCTCRTGYTVQNGSEPFHRHKQSAYCEMVDCGPPPSVRHAVQVPPFLTHYGSIVQFACADGFNRTRGNVAAICGPDGRWSFPSMHCEEVQCGVPPSFPHAVMLWNGVSNVGAEVRYQCVEGFYNTGHEEVCVCTSRGTWSLLHFLCQEIRCGPPPPLLHSVVLWDGSRNIGSKALYECKAGYRSVGTGSVSECDSHGRWTDTRITCKEIRCSDPPVLPHAGRLWDGSVRVNSSVLYYCKEGFYPALGENKSVCTQNGSWSRATLLCREIRCSDPPVLPHAGRLWDGSVRVNSSVLYYCKEGFYPALGENKSVCTQNGSWSRATLLCREIRCSDPPVLPHAGRLWDGSVHINSSVLYYCKEGFYPALGENKSVCTQNGSWSRATLLCREVLCGVPPSFPHAVMLWNRVSNVGAEVRYQCVEGFYNTGHEEVCVCTSRGTWSLLHFLCQEVNCSEPQPLPHTLLVWNGSSSLGSVALYECEAGYRRVSTARVSVCGSDSQWSPVQLHCEVYCGPIPMLPNAEVLWENGSVAIHHCVKGYYRHTGSDVSVCNTTGRWQVATMRCRELKFSIQSLSVFNQKCLSWRTAAESQGYKQQYTVVFIGVRGFDPSFSDRHRKVFSLSGLHPTVCLNLQPITNYTITVTSVETGDTATVTANTSIPAPPTPEVGYNEVDSHRPTLRLRRATSMLDPICVYQVIVVPVVGVLVFDCTSSRFCGGEYVAAQLQVCELGLEVNFTLGNREQYGPFYNAPLENGQDYYIILRTVCTWGPERKQSCVIWAKARGTFYATRISALVTFGFIGALGFFSMMVYGCCWFWKGHRF is encoded by the exons ATGAAGGGAACAGCACTCGTCCTGTTTACAGCCACCGTCGCCATCGTCACAG ATGTTGTAGTTGGGGCAGATGTTTGTGCCTCCTGCCACCCGAATGCCACCTGCGATGACAAGACAGACGGCTCTGGAGGGAAAGTGTGTAACTGCATGTACGGCTTCGTGGGAAACGGCAGAACTTACTGCCAAG atAAAGATGAGTGTCAGCTGGGGAAGATCTGTGGCGATCACAGCAGGTGTCACAACACCTACGGCAGCTACTTCTGTACGTGTGTGTCGGGTTACAGCCCCACCAACCGCCAGGCCGTGTTCATCCCCAACGATGGCACATACTGCCACG ATGTGGACGAGTGTATCGTGGACGGTGTTTGCGGTGAAGGCGGTGTGTGTCTGAACACAGCCGGTGACTTCTACTGCACGTGCAGAACCGGATACACAGTTCAGAATGGATCAGAGCCGTTCCACCGTCACAAACAGTCTGCGTACTGTGAGA tggtagATTGCGGTCCCCCTCCCTCTGTCCGTCACGCAGTTCAGGTCCCTCCGTTCCTCACTCATTACGGCAGCATTGTGCAGTTTGCCTGCGCAGATGGTTTCAACAGGACACGCGGAAACGTCGCGGCCATCTGTGGCCCTGACGGACGCTGGAgttttcccagcatgcactgtgaag aggtACAGTGTGGTGTTCCTCCATCGTTCCCTCACGcagtaatgttgtggaatggaGTCAGTAATGTGGGGGCAGAAGTGCGATATCAGTGTGTGGAAGGTTTTTATAACACCGGACacgaggaagtgtgtgtgtgtacgagcaGAGGAACATGGAGCCTCCTGCACTTCCTCTGTCAAG agatccGTTGCGGCCCCCCacctcctctcctccactctgtAGTATTATGGGATGGCAGCAGAAATATCGGCTCTAAAGCTCTGTATGAGTGTAAAGCGGGATATCGCAGTGTGGGAACAGGAAGTGTGTCGGAGTGTGACTCTCACGGGCGCTGGACTGATACTCGCATCACATGCAaag AGATCCGATGCTCTGACCCCCCTGTACTGCCCCACGCTGGCCGGTTATGGGATGGCAGTGTGCGTGTTAACAGCTCCGTACTTTATTACTGTAAGGAAGGATTTTATCCTGCACTGggagaaaataaatcagtgtGTACTCAGAACGGTTCATGGAGCAGAGCTACTCTGTTATGTCGAG AGATCCGATGCTCTGACCCCCCTGTACTGCCCCACGCTGGCCGGTTGTGGGATGGCAGTGTGCGTGTTAACAGCTCTGTACTTTATTACTGTAAGGAAGGATTTTATCCTGCACTGggagaaaataaatcagtgtGTACTCAGAACGGTTCATGGAGTAGAGCTACGCTGTTATGTCGAG AGATCCGATGCTCTGACCCCCCTGTACTGCCCCACGCTGGCCGGTTGTGGGATGGCAGTGTGCATATTAACAGCTCTGTACTTTATTACTGTAAGGAAGGATTTTATCCTGCACTGggagaaaataaatcagtgtGTACTCAGAATGGTTCATGGAGCAGAGCTACTCTGTTATGTCGAG aggtACTGTGTGGTGTTCCTCCATCATTCCCTCACGCAGTAATGTTGTGGAATCGAGTCAGTAATGTGGGGGCAGAAGTGCGATATCAGTGTGTGGAAGGTTTTTATAACACCGGACacgaggaagtgtgtgtgtgtacgagcaGAGGAACATGGAGCCTTCTGCACTTCCTCTGTCAAG aggtgaACTGCAGTGAGCCCCAacctctccctcacacactgcTAGTGTGGAACGGCAGCTCCTCTCTGGGCTCTGTGGCTCTATATGAGTGTGAAGCTGGATATCGGCGTGTTAGCACAgcgagagtgtctgtgtgtggttcCGACAGCCAGTGGAGTCCTGTACAGCTGCACTGcgaag TGTACTGCGGTCCGATTCCTATGCTGCCGAACGCAGAGGTTCTCTGGGAAAACGGCAGCGTCGCCATCCATCACTGTGTTAAAGGTTATTACAGACATACAGGAAGTGACGTATCAGTGTGCAACACCACAGGAAGATGGCAGGTGGCCACTATGCGCTGCAGAG AGCTGAAGTTCAGCATTCAGAGTTTGTCCGTGTTTAATCAGAAATGTCTGAGCTGGAGGACGGCTGCAGAATCACAAGGCTACAAACAGCAGTACACG gtggtGTTTATCGGTGTGAGGGGTTTCGATCCCTCGTTCAGTGATCGGCATAGGAAAGTGTTTAGCTTGTCAGGGTTACATCCCACTGTGTGTTTGAACCTGCAGCCCATCACCAACTACACTATCACTGTGACTTCAGTGGAGACCGGAGACACGGCTACTGTTACTGCTAACACCAGCATACCCg CTCCACCCACTCCCGAGGTCGGGTACAATGAGGTTGATTCCCACCGACCAACTCTACGATTACGAAGAGCCACCAGTATGCTGGACCCAATTTG tgtataTCAGGTGATCGTGGTACCCGTAGTGGGCGTGTTGGTGTTCGACTGTACCTCGTCTCGTTTCTGTGGCGGCGAGTACGTTGCGGCTCAGCTGCAGGTTTGTGAGCTCGGCTTGGAGGTGAACTTCACACTGGGGAACCGAGAGCAATACGGACCCTTCTACAACGCTCCACTGGAGAACGGGCAAGATTACTACATCATCCTGCGCACCGTCTGCACCTGGGGGCCG GAGAGAAAGCAGTCCTGCGTTATCTGGGCCAAAGCCAGAG GAACCTTCTACGCAACCAGGATTTCTGCTTTGGTCACGTTTGGCTTCATCGGCGCTCTGGGTTTCTTCAGCATGATGGTTTACGGCTGCTGCTG GTTTTGGAAAGGACACAGATTTTGA
- the susd1 gene encoding sushi domain-containing protein 1 isoform X4: protein MKGTALVLFTATVAIVTDVVVGADVCASCHPNATCDDKTDGSGGKVCNCMYGFVGNGRTYCQDKDECQLGKICGDHSRCHNTYGSYFCTCVSGYSPTNRQAVFIPNDGTYCHDVDECIVDGVCGEGGVCLNTAGDFYCTCRTGYTVQNGSEPFHRHKQSAYCEMVDCGPPPSVRHAVQVPPFLTHYGSIVQFACADGFNRTRGNVAAICGPDGRWSFPSMHCEEVQCGVPPSFPHAVMLWNGVSNVGAEVRYQCVEGFYNTGHEEVCVCTSRGTWSLLHFLCQEIRCGPPPPLLHSVVLWDGSRNIGSKALYECKAGYRSVGTGSVSECDSHGRWTDTRITCKEIRCSDPPVLQHAGRLWDGSVRVSSSVLYYCKEGFYPALGENKSVCTQNGSWSRATLLCREIRCSDPPVLHHAGRLWDGSVRVNSSVLYYCKEGFYPALGENKSVCTQNGSWSRATLLCREIRCSDPPVLPHAGRLWDGSVRVNSSVLYYCKEGFYPALGENKSVCTQNGSWSRATLLCREIRCSDPPVLPHAGRLWDGSVHINSSVLYYCKEGFYPALGENKSVCTQNGSWSRATLLCREVLCGVPPSFPHAVMLWNRVSNVGAEVRYQCVEGFYNTGHEEVCVCTSRGTWSLLHFLCQEVNCSEPQPLPHTLLVWNGSSSLGSVALYECEAGYRRVSTARVSVCGSDSQWSPVQLHCEVYCGPIPMLPNAEVLWENGSVAIHHCVKGYYRHTGSDVSVCNTTGRWQVATMRCRELKFSIQSLSVFNQKCLSWRTAAESQGYKQQYTVVFIGVRGFDPSFSDRHRKVFSLSGLHPTVCLNLQPITNYTITVTSVETGDTATVTANTSIPAPPTPEVGYNEVDSHRPTLRLRRATSMLDPICVYQVIVVPVVGVLVFDCTSSRFCGGEYVAAQLQVCELGLEVNFTLGNREQYGPFYNAPLENGQDYYIILRTVCTWGPERKQSCVIWAKARGTFYATRISALVTFGFIGALGFFSMMVYGCCWFWKGHRF, encoded by the exons ATGAAGGGAACAGCACTCGTCCTGTTTACAGCCACCGTCGCCATCGTCACAG ATGTTGTAGTTGGGGCAGATGTTTGTGCCTCCTGCCACCCGAATGCCACCTGCGATGACAAGACAGACGGCTCTGGAGGGAAAGTGTGTAACTGCATGTACGGCTTCGTGGGAAACGGCAGAACTTACTGCCAAG atAAAGATGAGTGTCAGCTGGGGAAGATCTGTGGCGATCACAGCAGGTGTCACAACACCTACGGCAGCTACTTCTGTACGTGTGTGTCGGGTTACAGCCCCACCAACCGCCAGGCCGTGTTCATCCCCAACGATGGCACATACTGCCACG ATGTGGACGAGTGTATCGTGGACGGTGTTTGCGGTGAAGGCGGTGTGTGTCTGAACACAGCCGGTGACTTCTACTGCACGTGCAGAACCGGATACACAGTTCAGAATGGATCAGAGCCGTTCCACCGTCACAAACAGTCTGCGTACTGTGAGA tggtagATTGCGGTCCCCCTCCCTCTGTCCGTCACGCAGTTCAGGTCCCTCCGTTCCTCACTCATTACGGCAGCATTGTGCAGTTTGCCTGCGCAGATGGTTTCAACAGGACACGCGGAAACGTCGCGGCCATCTGTGGCCCTGACGGACGCTGGAgttttcccagcatgcactgtgaag aggtACAGTGTGGTGTTCCTCCATCGTTCCCTCACGcagtaatgttgtggaatggaGTCAGTAATGTGGGGGCAGAAGTGCGATATCAGTGTGTGGAAGGTTTTTATAACACCGGACacgaggaagtgtgtgtgtgtacgagcaGAGGAACATGGAGCCTCCTGCACTTCCTCTGTCAAG agatccGTTGCGGCCCCCCacctcctctcctccactctgtAGTATTATGGGATGGCAGCAGAAATATCGGCTCTAAAGCTCTGTATGAGTGTAAAGCGGGATATCGCAGTGTGGGAACAGGAAGTGTGTCGGAGTGTGACTCTCACGGGCGCTGGACTGATACTCGCATCACATGCAaag AGATCCGATGCTCTGACCCCCCTGTACTGCAGCACGCTGGCCGGTTGTGGGATGGCAGTGTGCGCGTTAGCAGCTCTGTACTTTATTACTGTAAGGAAGGATTTTATCCTGCACTGggagaaaataaatcagtgtGTACTCAGAACGGTTCATGGAGCAGAGCTACTCTGTTATGTCGAG AGATCCGATGCTCTGACCCCCCTGTACTGCACCACGCTGGCCGGTTGTGGGATGGCAGTGTGCGTGTTAATAGCTCTGTACTTTATTACTGTAAGGAAGGATTTTATCCTGCACTGggagaaaataaatcagtgtGTACTCAGAACGGTTCATGGAGCAGAGCTACTCTGTTATGTCGAG AGATCCGATGCTCTGACCCCCCTGTACTGCCCCACGCTGGCCGGTTATGGGATGGCAGTGTGCGTGTTAACAGCTCCGTACTTTATTACTGTAAGGAAGGATTTTATCCTGCACTGggagaaaataaatcagtgtGTACTCAGAACGGTTCATGGAGCAGAGCTACTCTGTTATGTCGAG AGATCCGATGCTCTGACCCCCCTGTACTGCCCCACGCTGGCCGGTTGTGGGATGGCAGTGTGCATATTAACAGCTCTGTACTTTATTACTGTAAGGAAGGATTTTATCCTGCACTGggagaaaataaatcagtgtGTACTCAGAATGGTTCATGGAGCAGAGCTACTCTGTTATGTCGAG aggtACTGTGTGGTGTTCCTCCATCATTCCCTCACGCAGTAATGTTGTGGAATCGAGTCAGTAATGTGGGGGCAGAAGTGCGATATCAGTGTGTGGAAGGTTTTTATAACACCGGACacgaggaagtgtgtgtgtgtacgagcaGAGGAACATGGAGCCTTCTGCACTTCCTCTGTCAAG aggtgaACTGCAGTGAGCCCCAacctctccctcacacactgcTAGTGTGGAACGGCAGCTCCTCTCTGGGCTCTGTGGCTCTATATGAGTGTGAAGCTGGATATCGGCGTGTTAGCACAgcgagagtgtctgtgtgtggttcCGACAGCCAGTGGAGTCCTGTACAGCTGCACTGcgaag TGTACTGCGGTCCGATTCCTATGCTGCCGAACGCAGAGGTTCTCTGGGAAAACGGCAGCGTCGCCATCCATCACTGTGTTAAAGGTTATTACAGACATACAGGAAGTGACGTATCAGTGTGCAACACCACAGGAAGATGGCAGGTGGCCACTATGCGCTGCAGAG AGCTGAAGTTCAGCATTCAGAGTTTGTCCGTGTTTAATCAGAAATGTCTGAGCTGGAGGACGGCTGCAGAATCACAAGGCTACAAACAGCAGTACACG gtggtGTTTATCGGTGTGAGGGGTTTCGATCCCTCGTTCAGTGATCGGCATAGGAAAGTGTTTAGCTTGTCAGGGTTACATCCCACTGTGTGTTTGAACCTGCAGCCCATCACCAACTACACTATCACTGTGACTTCAGTGGAGACCGGAGACACGGCTACTGTTACTGCTAACACCAGCATACCCg CTCCACCCACTCCCGAGGTCGGGTACAATGAGGTTGATTCCCACCGACCAACTCTACGATTACGAAGAGCCACCAGTATGCTGGACCCAATTTG tgtataTCAGGTGATCGTGGTACCCGTAGTGGGCGTGTTGGTGTTCGACTGTACCTCGTCTCGTTTCTGTGGCGGCGAGTACGTTGCGGCTCAGCTGCAGGTTTGTGAGCTCGGCTTGGAGGTGAACTTCACACTGGGGAACCGAGAGCAATACGGACCCTTCTACAACGCTCCACTGGAGAACGGGCAAGATTACTACATCATCCTGCGCACCGTCTGCACCTGGGGGCCG GAGAGAAAGCAGTCCTGCGTTATCTGGGCCAAAGCCAGAG GAACCTTCTACGCAACCAGGATTTCTGCTTTGGTCACGTTTGGCTTCATCGGCGCTCTGGGTTTCTTCAGCATGATGGTTTACGGCTGCTGCTG GTTTTGGAAAGGACACAGATTTTGA
- the susd1 gene encoding sushi domain-containing protein 1 isoform X6: protein MKGTALVLFTATVAIVTDVVVGADVCASCHPNATCDDKTDGSGGKVCNCMYGFVGNGRTYCQDKDECQLGKICGDHSRCHNTYGSYFCTCVSGYSPTNRQAVFIPNDGTYCHDVDECIVDGVCGEGGVCLNTAGDFYCTCRTGYTVQNGSEPFHRHKQSAYCEMVDCGPPPSVRHAVQVPPFLTHYGSIVQFACADGFNRTRGNVAAICGPDGRWSFPSMHCEEVQCGVPPSFPHAVMLWNGVSNVGAEVRYQCVEGFYNTGHEEVCVCTSRGTWSLLHFLCQEIRCGPPPPLLHSVVLWDGSRNIGSKALYECKAGYRSVGTGSVSECDSHGRWTDTRITCKEIRCSDPPVLQHAGRLWDGSVRVSSSVLYYCKEGFYPALGENKSVCTQNGSWSRATLLCREIRCSDPPVLHHAGRLWDGSVRVNSSVLYYCKEGFYPALGENKSVCTQNGSWSRATLLCREIRCSDPPVLPHAGRLWDGSVRVNSSVLYYCKEGFYPALGENKSVCTQNGSWSRATLLCREVLCGVPPSFPHAVMLWNRVSNVGAEVRYQCVEGFYNTGHEEVCVCTSRGTWSLLHFLCQEVNCSEPQPLPHTLLVWNGSSSLGSVALYECEAGYRRVSTARVSVCGSDSQWSPVQLHCEVYCGPIPMLPNAEVLWENGSVAIHHCVKGYYRHTGSDVSVCNTTGRWQVATMRCRELKFSIQSLSVFNQKCLSWRTAAESQGYKQQYTVVFIGVRGFDPSFSDRHRKVFSLSGLHPTVCLNLQPITNYTITVTSVETGDTATVTANTSIPAPPTPEVGYNEVDSHRPTLRLRRATSMLDPICVYQVIVVPVVGVLVFDCTSSRFCGGEYVAAQLQVCELGLEVNFTLGNREQYGPFYNAPLENGQDYYIILRTVCTWGPERKQSCVIWAKARGTFYATRISALVTFGFIGALGFFSMMVYGCCWFWKGHRF, encoded by the exons ATGAAGGGAACAGCACTCGTCCTGTTTACAGCCACCGTCGCCATCGTCACAG ATGTTGTAGTTGGGGCAGATGTTTGTGCCTCCTGCCACCCGAATGCCACCTGCGATGACAAGACAGACGGCTCTGGAGGGAAAGTGTGTAACTGCATGTACGGCTTCGTGGGAAACGGCAGAACTTACTGCCAAG atAAAGATGAGTGTCAGCTGGGGAAGATCTGTGGCGATCACAGCAGGTGTCACAACACCTACGGCAGCTACTTCTGTACGTGTGTGTCGGGTTACAGCCCCACCAACCGCCAGGCCGTGTTCATCCCCAACGATGGCACATACTGCCACG ATGTGGACGAGTGTATCGTGGACGGTGTTTGCGGTGAAGGCGGTGTGTGTCTGAACACAGCCGGTGACTTCTACTGCACGTGCAGAACCGGATACACAGTTCAGAATGGATCAGAGCCGTTCCACCGTCACAAACAGTCTGCGTACTGTGAGA tggtagATTGCGGTCCCCCTCCCTCTGTCCGTCACGCAGTTCAGGTCCCTCCGTTCCTCACTCATTACGGCAGCATTGTGCAGTTTGCCTGCGCAGATGGTTTCAACAGGACACGCGGAAACGTCGCGGCCATCTGTGGCCCTGACGGACGCTGGAgttttcccagcatgcactgtgaag aggtACAGTGTGGTGTTCCTCCATCGTTCCCTCACGcagtaatgttgtggaatggaGTCAGTAATGTGGGGGCAGAAGTGCGATATCAGTGTGTGGAAGGTTTTTATAACACCGGACacgaggaagtgtgtgtgtgtacgagcaGAGGAACATGGAGCCTCCTGCACTTCCTCTGTCAAG agatccGTTGCGGCCCCCCacctcctctcctccactctgtAGTATTATGGGATGGCAGCAGAAATATCGGCTCTAAAGCTCTGTATGAGTGTAAAGCGGGATATCGCAGTGTGGGAACAGGAAGTGTGTCGGAGTGTGACTCTCACGGGCGCTGGACTGATACTCGCATCACATGCAaag AGATCCGATGCTCTGACCCCCCTGTACTGCAGCACGCTGGCCGGTTGTGGGATGGCAGTGTGCGCGTTAGCAGCTCTGTACTTTATTACTGTAAGGAAGGATTTTATCCTGCACTGggagaaaataaatcagtgtGTACTCAGAACGGTTCATGGAGCAGAGCTACTCTGTTATGTCGAG AGATCCGATGCTCTGACCCCCCTGTACTGCACCACGCTGGCCGGTTGTGGGATGGCAGTGTGCGTGTTAATAGCTCTGTACTTTATTACTGTAAGGAAGGATTTTATCCTGCACTGggagaaaataaatcagtgtGTACTCAGAACGGTTCATGGAGCAGAGCTACTCTGTTATGTCGAG AGATCCGATGCTCTGACCCCCCTGTACTGCCCCACGCTGGCCGGTTATGGGATGGCAGTGTGCGTGTTAACAGCTCCGTACTTTATTACTGTAAGGAAGGATTTTATCCTGCACTGggagaaaataaatcagtgtGTACTCAGAACGGTTCATGGAGCAGAGCTACTCTGTTATGTCGAG aggtACTGTGTGGTGTTCCTCCATCATTCCCTCACGCAGTAATGTTGTGGAATCGAGTCAGTAATGTGGGGGCAGAAGTGCGATATCAGTGTGTGGAAGGTTTTTATAACACCGGACacgaggaagtgtgtgtgtgtacgagcaGAGGAACATGGAGCCTTCTGCACTTCCTCTGTCAAG aggtgaACTGCAGTGAGCCCCAacctctccctcacacactgcTAGTGTGGAACGGCAGCTCCTCTCTGGGCTCTGTGGCTCTATATGAGTGTGAAGCTGGATATCGGCGTGTTAGCACAgcgagagtgtctgtgtgtggttcCGACAGCCAGTGGAGTCCTGTACAGCTGCACTGcgaag TGTACTGCGGTCCGATTCCTATGCTGCCGAACGCAGAGGTTCTCTGGGAAAACGGCAGCGTCGCCATCCATCACTGTGTTAAAGGTTATTACAGACATACAGGAAGTGACGTATCAGTGTGCAACACCACAGGAAGATGGCAGGTGGCCACTATGCGCTGCAGAG AGCTGAAGTTCAGCATTCAGAGTTTGTCCGTGTTTAATCAGAAATGTCTGAGCTGGAGGACGGCTGCAGAATCACAAGGCTACAAACAGCAGTACACG gtggtGTTTATCGGTGTGAGGGGTTTCGATCCCTCGTTCAGTGATCGGCATAGGAAAGTGTTTAGCTTGTCAGGGTTACATCCCACTGTGTGTTTGAACCTGCAGCCCATCACCAACTACACTATCACTGTGACTTCAGTGGAGACCGGAGACACGGCTACTGTTACTGCTAACACCAGCATACCCg CTCCACCCACTCCCGAGGTCGGGTACAATGAGGTTGATTCCCACCGACCAACTCTACGATTACGAAGAGCCACCAGTATGCTGGACCCAATTTG tgtataTCAGGTGATCGTGGTACCCGTAGTGGGCGTGTTGGTGTTCGACTGTACCTCGTCTCGTTTCTGTGGCGGCGAGTACGTTGCGGCTCAGCTGCAGGTTTGTGAGCTCGGCTTGGAGGTGAACTTCACACTGGGGAACCGAGAGCAATACGGACCCTTCTACAACGCTCCACTGGAGAACGGGCAAGATTACTACATCATCCTGCGCACCGTCTGCACCTGGGGGCCG GAGAGAAAGCAGTCCTGCGTTATCTGGGCCAAAGCCAGAG GAACCTTCTACGCAACCAGGATTTCTGCTTTGGTCACGTTTGGCTTCATCGGCGCTCTGGGTTTCTTCAGCATGATGGTTTACGGCTGCTGCTG GTTTTGGAAAGGACACAGATTTTGA
- the susd1 gene encoding sushi domain-containing protein 1 isoform X8 produces the protein MKGTALVLFTATVAIVTDVVVGADVCASCHPNATCDDKTDGSGGKVCNCMYGFVGNGRTYCQDKDECQLGKICGDHSRCHNTYGSYFCTCVSGYSPTNRQAVFIPNDGTYCHDVDECIVDGVCGEGGVCLNTAGDFYCTCRTGYTVQNGSEPFHRHKQSAYCEMVDCGPPPSVRHAVQVPPFLTHYGSIVQFACADGFNRTRGNVAAICGPDGRWSFPSMHCEEVQCGVPPSFPHAVMLWNGVSNVGAEVRYQCVEGFYNTGHEEVCVCTSRGTWSLLHFLCQEIRCGPPPPLLHSVVLWDGSRNIGSKALYECKAGYRSVGTGSVSECDSHGRWTDTRITCKEVNCSEPQPLPHTLLVWNGSSSLGSVALYECEAGYRRVSTARVSVCGSDSQWSPVQLHCEVYCGPIPMLPNAEVLWENGSVAIHHCVKGYYRHTGSDVSVCNTTGRWQVATMRCRELKFSIQSLSVFNQKCLSWRTAAESQGYKQQYTVVFIGVRGFDPSFSDRHRKVFSLSGLHPTVCLNLQPITNYTITVTSVETGDTATVTANTSIPAPPTPEVGYNEVDSHRPTLRLRRATSMLDPICVYQVIVVPVVGVLVFDCTSSRFCGGEYVAAQLQVCELGLEVNFTLGNREQYGPFYNAPLENGQDYYIILRTVCTWGPERKQSCVIWAKARGTFYATRISALVTFGFIGALGFFSMMVYGCCWFWKGHRF, from the exons ATGAAGGGAACAGCACTCGTCCTGTTTACAGCCACCGTCGCCATCGTCACAG ATGTTGTAGTTGGGGCAGATGTTTGTGCCTCCTGCCACCCGAATGCCACCTGCGATGACAAGACAGACGGCTCTGGAGGGAAAGTGTGTAACTGCATGTACGGCTTCGTGGGAAACGGCAGAACTTACTGCCAAG atAAAGATGAGTGTCAGCTGGGGAAGATCTGTGGCGATCACAGCAGGTGTCACAACACCTACGGCAGCTACTTCTGTACGTGTGTGTCGGGTTACAGCCCCACCAACCGCCAGGCCGTGTTCATCCCCAACGATGGCACATACTGCCACG ATGTGGACGAGTGTATCGTGGACGGTGTTTGCGGTGAAGGCGGTGTGTGTCTGAACACAGCCGGTGACTTCTACTGCACGTGCAGAACCGGATACACAGTTCAGAATGGATCAGAGCCGTTCCACCGTCACAAACAGTCTGCGTACTGTGAGA tggtagATTGCGGTCCCCCTCCCTCTGTCCGTCACGCAGTTCAGGTCCCTCCGTTCCTCACTCATTACGGCAGCATTGTGCAGTTTGCCTGCGCAGATGGTTTCAACAGGACACGCGGAAACGTCGCGGCCATCTGTGGCCCTGACGGACGCTGGAgttttcccagcatgcactgtgaag aggtACAGTGTGGTGTTCCTCCATCGTTCCCTCACGcagtaatgttgtggaatggaGTCAGTAATGTGGGGGCAGAAGTGCGATATCAGTGTGTGGAAGGTTTTTATAACACCGGACacgaggaagtgtgtgtgtgtacgagcaGAGGAACATGGAGCCTCCTGCACTTCCTCTGTCAAG agatccGTTGCGGCCCCCCacctcctctcctccactctgtAGTATTATGGGATGGCAGCAGAAATATCGGCTCTAAAGCTCTGTATGAGTGTAAAGCGGGATATCGCAGTGTGGGAACAGGAAGTGTGTCGGAGTGTGACTCTCACGGGCGCTGGACTGATACTCGCATCACATGCAaag aggtgaACTGCAGTGAGCCCCAacctctccctcacacactgcTAGTGTGGAACGGCAGCTCCTCTCTGGGCTCTGTGGCTCTATATGAGTGTGAAGCTGGATATCGGCGTGTTAGCACAgcgagagtgtctgtgtgtggttcCGACAGCCAGTGGAGTCCTGTACAGCTGCACTGcgaag TGTACTGCGGTCCGATTCCTATGCTGCCGAACGCAGAGGTTCTCTGGGAAAACGGCAGCGTCGCCATCCATCACTGTGTTAAAGGTTATTACAGACATACAGGAAGTGACGTATCAGTGTGCAACACCACAGGAAGATGGCAGGTGGCCACTATGCGCTGCAGAG AGCTGAAGTTCAGCATTCAGAGTTTGTCCGTGTTTAATCAGAAATGTCTGAGCTGGAGGACGGCTGCAGAATCACAAGGCTACAAACAGCAGTACACG gtggtGTTTATCGGTGTGAGGGGTTTCGATCCCTCGTTCAGTGATCGGCATAGGAAAGTGTTTAGCTTGTCAGGGTTACATCCCACTGTGTGTTTGAACCTGCAGCCCATCACCAACTACACTATCACTGTGACTTCAGTGGAGACCGGAGACACGGCTACTGTTACTGCTAACACCAGCATACCCg CTCCACCCACTCCCGAGGTCGGGTACAATGAGGTTGATTCCCACCGACCAACTCTACGATTACGAAGAGCCACCAGTATGCTGGACCCAATTTG tgtataTCAGGTGATCGTGGTACCCGTAGTGGGCGTGTTGGTGTTCGACTGTACCTCGTCTCGTTTCTGTGGCGGCGAGTACGTTGCGGCTCAGCTGCAGGTTTGTGAGCTCGGCTTGGAGGTGAACTTCACACTGGGGAACCGAGAGCAATACGGACCCTTCTACAACGCTCCACTGGAGAACGGGCAAGATTACTACATCATCCTGCGCACCGTCTGCACCTGGGGGCCG GAGAGAAAGCAGTCCTGCGTTATCTGGGCCAAAGCCAGAG GAACCTTCTACGCAACCAGGATTTCTGCTTTGGTCACGTTTGGCTTCATCGGCGCTCTGGGTTTCTTCAGCATGATGGTTTACGGCTGCTGCTG GTTTTGGAAAGGACACAGATTTTGA